Proteins encoded within one genomic window of Longimicrobium sp.:
- a CDS encoding UPF0175 family protein, with protein MSLEAAVLLYQREELTLAQAARLAEMGRVQFQHLLAGRGIPLNYDVSDFEQDLATLRELGRL; from the coding sequence ATGAGTCTCGAAGCCGCGGTTCTGCTTTACCAGCGTGAAGAGCTGACCCTTGCACAGGCGGCGCGGCTCGCGGAGATGGGGCGAGTGCAGTTTCAACATCTCCTCGCCGGCCGCGGCATCCCGCTGAACTACGACGTTTCGGATTTCGAGCAGGATCTTGCGACGCTCCGTGAGCTCGGCCGGCTGTGA